The DNA window GTGATGGGCCTGGGGTCGGGTTTTTCTGCCAATGCTTCGGGAATGCTGCAGAAACAACAAAAGAGCAGTGCCGCCGCAAGTGACACCATGACTGTGCTTGTAAAGTGGTGTCTCATTCTCTACATCAGCCTTATATATTGCATGGATAGTAAAATAATAGCATAGAGTGTCGTCAATTTACAAGGAACCGATAAGCGGCGATGCCGTTTTACGGACAGGCCGGCATCATTTCTTTGTACGTGCCTCCGGGGGCAGATTGCAGCAACGCCATCATTCCGGATCAAAGAAAAAGCCGCTTCCGTGAGTGCGGAAACAGCTTTGTTTTTGGTTTGGCTGGTTGCTGGGCGCGATTTTCGCCAATCCTATTTGGTGCAGATTGCCTTCAGCGAAAGGTCGCAGTTGCATGCCCCGCGGACCCGGCCTTTTTCTTCGGCGTTTATGGTGGAGCCGTCGAAAGTGGCTGTGACCTCGCCGGAGAAGGTCACTCCCATGCCTTTTGTTGTCCCACTCCAATGGGCCACGCCGTTCTTGATTTCAACGTCAACGCAATCGCCGTTGCCAGAACGAATTCCGAGCGTATCGGTATCGTATTGTGGGCAGATTTGGTACGAGCCGCCTATTTTTTTTACGATAACGGAACTGGGGGGATAGATTTCGATACTGCTGCACTCTTCACCGCTGCCGCAGCCCATTTGCGGTTCTCCGGAACAGATGTAGGTTCCGGAATAGGGATCACTGTCCTGAGCCTGGGCGGTGCCTGCAAAGGAGAACAAGGCAATTCCAATCAGCAAAGCATACATAGTTTTCATTGAACAACTCCCTTGTCCCCGGTTGGTTCGAGGACAGTGTTTTTTATACCTCTCATTGTATTCTGTTACCTCTTACTTCGAGTTTGCGCAAGGGGGGGCGAATTGATCGTACCATGGCTTTCCAAAACAGAACGGCCCAGAAACGGTGCTTCAGGATTTTCCGTGCGTTTTTTGCCGCCGGTAACTGCCGCGTAGCGAGGCCAGGGCAAAACCTGCTGCCACGAGTCCGCAAAGAGCGTTGGCCGTGTAGACCGATTTGAATCCTTTCAGATTGTCAACGTTTTGGGCCGTGATGCTCTCTCCTCCTGCCAGATGGAACATGAGCACGGCCAGGGGCACGCCGATGGCCATGCCCACGTTGGTGGCTGTGGTGAAAATACTTGTGCCGACAGCCCGCGATCGCTCCGGCATATTGGTCAGGATGAGTTTGGCGTTGGGGGAAAGGAAAAAAGCATAGGAAAGACCAGACAGGGCAAGAAAGACACAGGTTGGCCAGTTCGCATCCAGGTCCAGGGTCATGACAAAGAATCCAGAGGCCAGAACCGATCCGGTCATGCCTAGGGTTGTCAACACCGGCAGGGGCACCCCGCCTTCATTGCGATCAGACAGGCGGCCCGCATAAGGGGCCACGATTGAAAGGATGACCGGGAAAATAGCCAGCACAGCTCCGGTCCCCTGAGTCGTATAGCCGCGCGACCAGTCCAGATAGAACGGCATGACGTATCCCTGGATCGACATCTGAATGAAGGCGAACACCTTGGCCAACAGGGCATAACTGAATACTGGGTTCATGAATAAATCCAGATCGACCAGGGGAGCGGCGATCCGTCGTTCGTGCCACACGAATGCAATCAGGCAGGCGATGCCGGTCGCTCCCCACATTGCTGCGGAAGTGGCCGAGTCTGCCTTGCGCAGGAGATCAAGGCCCAGAACCACGCCCCACAGTCCGGCCATGCTGAGCAGTGCCCCGAGCCAATCGAACGCAGGACGGCCGGTCCGACAAACGGAATCCGGCGGTAATGTGTGCCAGCACAAACCCATGGCAGTCAGGCCGAGCGGCACGTTGACCAGAAAGACGGACTCCCAGCCGAGCCACTGTGTCATGACCCCGCCGAGCGGGGCTCCCAGCAGCACGCCGAGCGACCCGACCATGTTCATCATGCCTATGGCTGACCCTACCCGCTTGGCTTTGATGAATGTTGGCACAAGGGAGTAGCTTGCCACAAGCAACAGGGCCGC is part of the Pseudodesulfovibrio senegalensis genome and encodes:
- a CDS encoding MFS transporter, producing the protein MKPTFVAVLACVGVGTFMSRLDAYIVSVALPSMGEVFGRDMGAMSGVMLFYLLALASSMLIIGSLGDRFGLRRTILAGYGLFSAMSLLCSLTPGLDMLIAARFLQGLGAALLLVASYSLVPTFIKAKRVGSAIGMMNMVGSLGVLLGAPLGGVMTQWLGWESVFLVNVPLGLTAMGLCWHTLPPDSVCRTGRPAFDWLGALLSMAGLWGVVLGLDLLRKADSATSAAMWGATGIACLIAFVWHERRIAAPLVDLDLFMNPVFSYALLAKVFAFIQMSIQGYVMPFYLDWSRGYTTQGTGAVLAIFPVILSIVAPYAGRLSDRNEGGVPLPVLTTLGMTGSVLASGFFVMTLDLDANWPTCVFLALSGLSYAFFLSPNAKLILTNMPERSRAVGTSIFTTATNVGMAIGVPLAVLMFHLAGGESITAQNVDNLKGFKSVYTANALCGLVAAGFALASLRGSYRRQKTHGKS